Below is a genomic region from Rana temporaria chromosome 3, aRanTem1.1, whole genome shotgun sequence.
tttttaagccaattagagcctcaggctttaatcatgtgtgtctaaaaaaaaaaaaacattggaatccatgtgtccggtgccCTGAATGTAGATTGGGGGcagacgcatggattaggggggtggcgccccttatggactttaatcacttgccgaccgTATTCTGTATATAAACAGCGGCAAGGCGGCTCTCCTGTGCAGAATCACGCACCtgtatgtgattctgcacttccgggtctggggtGCGCATGCGTGCCTCCAGAGAcccgctcctgctgtgattggagacagaacagtgatctgccGATGTGAGAATGGGAGGGAGAGATCCTGTGTTTCTTCTATCCTAGAACACGGACCTCTGCCATCCCACAgttaaagcacctcccccacagttagttaGCACCCCCtatggacacatttaacccttagatcacccctgatgttaaccccttcccagtcagtgtcattagtacagtgacagtgcatatttttagcatcaATCactgtattaggcctcgtacagacgagagaatatccgttggaaacggtccgccggaccgtttccagcggacatttctgctcccgattttgatctgatgggctgtacacaccatcagatcaaaatcccagcggaaaacatacgcggtgacgtgccgcgccgtcgccgcgacgatgacgcggcgacgatgacgcggcgacgtgcgtgaccctggaaggttaatacttccaatcatgcgtcgaatcacttcgacgcatgcgagggatggggatcgggcggacttatccggtgagtctggaaaatgtccgctcgggcctaaacacgaccagatctgtccgctggaactgatccgcggataaatcccagcggacagatacGGTCGtgcgtacggggccttagtgtcactggtctccaaaaaagtgtcaaaaagtgtcAATCTTTAAAAAtttgcactttagatttctcccatagacttttaaatgtgttctgcggcttttcgaatttgccgcaaacaccccaaattgtttgctgtttgcCGAACAGCCAATGCTCAAGTCAAACTCAtgctcgactcgaacataaatCTCATCTCTATCTCTGACATAGCACACTGACTTTAATTTCTGGGTAAAAATGCTTCATCTCTCGATATTTAAATGCAGTCTACTAGAAGGCTTATATGATGTCTCTGTAAGATTTCTGCCTCTTGACTCATTTCTCCTTCTTCAAAAGAAGCCCACCACCAAGACTTACAGGATGTTCATCGTGTCCCTGTAATACTTCTTATTTGTGTCTTTCACATAATCAATGTAATATTTATTTCTTGCTAAAATAAAACATCCTTGATTCTCTCCCTCTTCAAATTCGACCCACTTAAAAGGCTTACATGATTTGCAGAATGTCTCTGCAATATTTCGGCATAAtcactgtaatttttattttatatattttgttaaaaaCTTGCCTTGTCTCTCCATCTTACATTGCTGCCAATCAAGCTGCTTACATACTCTCCAGCCACTGCGTTATTTGTCTGACTATTGTCTCTGAAATATGCCTGTGTCGTTTTTATTTCTTCATAACAATTGCCTCATCTATGGAACATGTGATTCTGTCTATCAAGGTGTTTTGTACACTCTGTGATGACATTTGATTAAGGTCTGCAGACAATACAGTGTGGTACTCCATTAAATGAAGATCACACGCTCTGCTATGAAACATGTTTTGCCACTCTTTGGAAATTGTTGAAAAGTATTTAGCAATATTTTATTTAGAAATGTaattgtattctatgcattaagataaagacTCTTCCATGTgcatcagcccccctaatacttacctgaggtccctctagatccagcaatgttgcaggagtgtctcacCCATCCAGAACTCCCctactcattggctgagacagcagggcggtgccattggctcctgctactgtcaatcaaagtcagtcagccaatgagaataGAAAGGGGGCGGACCGGGCTTCACcatatctgaatggacacaggaagctATAGCTCGGCTCGGGTACCcgcatagcaagctacttgctgtgggtAACTCAACtgtagggaggggccaggagcaccgaagagggacccagagaagaggaggatccgggatgctctgtgcaaaactattacacagagcaggtaagaataatACCAACACTTCACAATCATCTACAACCGAGAAAAACTTTATTTACATTAACATCTTTCCAAATTCCTCCTCCCTCACCAGGACATATCTTGTGATTATAAGACACACCATCACATGATACATTATATTAGGATACATTATAAAAGTGATCCTATAGAATTCTATTGATGGTCCATTCTATGGGGACACATTATATTGGGGACACATTCTAGTTCTAGTAATCATACATTATAATGGTGATATTATTATATTAGTGATAAAtcccattatttattttattagtaaATCTCTGGATCATTTCTTCACATGTTTCCTCTGAGATTTTTTCATCGATTTTCATCTCTTTCTATTTGTAGATCTATTATTAATTTCTATTTCTTCACACAGTAAAATAATCAATAGAATAATCATTGTAAATGTATTAATAATAAAGAAAgagatagattttttttctttcaacattGGGTCCCTCGGCAGCCATTTCTCTACTATGACATCACAGCTCGGACACAGACAATAAGTCATATTACACTCTGTTCTCTGTCTCAGCTCTGGCACTCTATACAATTCTTCACCGTCCCATCTCACTATACACAGTGCTCATGTACTGGGAGGAGCCATTAGAACTAATGCCCCGCCCCTTTACGTAGGTGACACAGGAGCCGTACACACCCACTTATACTTTCCTTTGTTGTTCTTCAATCAAAGTCCTCACTAAGTCCCCATTTTCCTGGGTATGAGGGATCATGTGATCTTATTCCAGGATGCAGTGATCAGACCTGAGTGGCCAATCACAGGACTTACATGCTGTCACGTGATGGAGGGGTGACATCATAAGTCCTGTGTAAGCTCCGACATAACCCACCATGTATCTTACATGGGTGAGGACTCAGGGATCTGACATGGATTGATGGGGGGCTATGAAAGTGGATAGAAGTGGGTCGGGGGTGGGATGTgactgccttaaagcggaggttcacaataaaacaattatataccattacatccagcatacttccgagatctacagtatgctgtttttttttttttttgctgtacatactgttttattgttattttccccccggcttccaggttctggctcccgcgggagtgggcgttcctattcagaggttagatgattgatgtctggtgaaaaaacttcccctggcgcataaggcgcgtcaccagttttccataactagccgacctgccagtcggctctatatggcgcctgcgcagctgtatagcgctgtatagagccgactcacaggtcggctagttacggaaaactggtgatgctccttatgcgccaggggaagtttttcaccagacatcaatcatctaacctctgaataggaacgcccaatcccgcgggagccagaacccggaagccggggggaaaataacaataaaacggtatgtacggcaaaaaaaacagcatactgtagatgtcggaaatatgctggatgtaatggtatatagatgtttttttttagggtgaacctccgctttaagtgagcaTGTAGCATTTAGTGCGATTTTACCGCATTTATTGCCACAatttgtgttttacattttttttatctacccAACAACAAATTTGCCGAgataaaaaaagcataaaaatgcaAAACACAAAGCGCAGCAAGAACGCAGTAAAATTGCATGTTCAAAACACAAAAAGCACAGCAGAAATGCTGAaaagcaacctgcataggtgtgaatggagccttaggctggGATGACACTTGTGGGATGCGGGAACCAGTGCGATTCCTTTGCGGGTTCCCTCATCACGCCTCAATCACCGGTCATTCACACCAACATCTgagaaccgctgcgggtgtcaatgtaaagttaattaCACCACCAAATCAGACAGCACAGCAATGTGATCCCagcctaatgcctagtacacacaattggtttcccagcggtaaaaagtccgccgggaatactgaagggaaaaccgagaacctactCGGTTGCtttcccccctacacacggccgggtttcgtggcaggaaaactgccatgagagctttggtcgggaaacccggccatgtgtatgctccaccgcagtgtttcccataggaaaactgccggcttaaaaattaggaaaaaagagaacatgttattGTTACTACAGTAATTGGACAGATATTCTACCCAATCACAGCGATCAGTAAGAAATCTCACATTTATTTATAGTAGAAAAACTTGCAGGAAGCCACGCCCACTGTTATATACTATTGGATGAATATTATATAGATCCCAATTCTTCGTCATCTTCCGCCCCCCCACACATCTTTATACAACCTTTATATACACATATcccagcatggaggggctcagtgaaggtggtggtgaaggtgtggaggtgtcgggtcgggtcacacaaatcataaaAGGAGATCCGCCCGACCTCATAATCCAGATATATCATGACTCTGTTACTGGAGGGATTGGGGGGTAAGGGGGTCTCATCACTGTCATGTATCACAGAATACtgattattatatcttttcaatgCCCAGGACTTCTTATTAAATCCAATCTCtgactccccccctctcctctctatactggggtaacacatccCGACTGTCCATCCATCTGATCCCCcgacatccacttcccagtaatgtctccctgaggagaaactctgactgctcatcacctgagAATAATTCTGAAATCTCTCTGGTGTTTCTGGGTGATTCTGTTTTCTATCTGACACGGATACAGTTGTCCTGTCATCTGATATCTGTAGATCATTATTAGCTGTGTTTCCATCCAATAATATGTCTGCAGCTATCTCTATATAGAAGTATACATTTACCTCTGTTATTATATCAGATAAACCTGTGTGTAAGACCCCCGCCAcatccagaccccctccatcatggaggagcttctcatgtctctctctgtcctcattatctccatcctcagtatcacacaagtcacctgtgtctgattcctgtaagacagtcagtggatccgtcatgttacacagctcctcaatgtgacgcatcttcctggacagctcctccttctttatttccagatcCCGGATGAAGATGGAGATCCGCTCTGCCCTCCCGGAGATTTCCCTCAGGACTCTCTTCTCCAGATCTTCCAGACATCTCCTGAGCTCTATAAACAGGTCAGTGACTCTCTCGGTGTCACCAgctgcttcttcttctactttcctcctgtgttcctgcagactctggacactttcctccgtctcctctctctttgtcagaagtttctgcagaacattcctcagtgtctccttcttcttctcagaAGCCTCATTCAGTGTCTCCACCTGATGTCCCCGATGTTCTCCAGCCAAACTGCAGGACACACAGATACAGGTCTcatcctcagtgcagtaatactccaggatcttcttatggacggagcatttccTGCTCTCCATGGACAAGGTGGGGTCACATAAGACGTGTGGTGGTGAGGTTTTGTGGACTCTCAGgtgtttatcacacagaaaagccTCACAGTGTAGACAGGATCTAACAGCTGGTACAGGAGAGTCCACACAGTGTGTACAGAAGACCCCGGACTCCTGATCTGGATGAGCAGACACAAAATGTCCCACTATGTTATGTAGTGTTGTGTTCCTCTGCAGTGCAGGACGACTCCTGAACCTTTTTCTGCATACAGGACAG
It encodes:
- the LOC120933793 gene encoding E3 ubiquitin/ISG15 ligase TRIM25-like, whose protein sequence is MSPLPHPHSSPVSETFSFVSLIPLAMASADLRAELKCSVCLNIYTDPVTLRCGHNFCRVCIDRVLDTQEGSGDLFCPVCRKRFRSRPALQRNTTLHNIVGHFVSAHPDQESGVFCTHCVDSPVPAVRSCLHCEAFLCDKHLRVHKTSPPHVLCDPTLSMESRKCSVHKKILEYYCTEDETCICVSCSLAGEHRGHQVETLNEASEKKKETLRNVLQKLLTKREETEESVQSLQEHRRKVEEEAAGDTERVTDLFIELRRCLEDLEKRVLREISGRAERISIFIRDLEIKKEELSRKMRHIEELCNMTDPLTVLQESDTGDLCDTEDGDNEDRERHEKLLHDGGGLDVAGVLHTGLSDIITEVNVYFYIEIAADILLDGNTANNDLQISDDRTTVSVSDRKQNHPETPERFQNYSQVMSSQSFSSGRHYWEVDVGGSDGWTVGMCYPSIERRGGESEIGFNKKSWALKRYNNQYSVIHDSDETPLPPNPSSNRVMIYLDYEVGRISFYDLCDPTRHLHTFTTTFTEPLHAGICVYKGCIKMCGGAEDDEELGSI